AAAATTAGGTACATGATGGGGTTCCTTTCACCAGATTGGACGCCTGATGCTCTAGTAACACGGTAGTGGCCTTCGTTAGGAGTTCTAGACTTCATTGAGTCCCGAACCCAGTAGGCGTTGCGGGATCCAGTATCATCATAGCCCGATACAACTATCGCATGATATTGACCTTGTCTAGTATTGGATGCAATCGAGTAGACAGCGTTTGTGTCCTGCAAATCCATTTGATCGAGAGCCAAAGACATAACTGCCGCACCCGGTGACTTCTTCAATTCAGTTAGAATAGTATGTTCATCATTAATTAGACTGGCTCCGCTTAGATGGAGAATTTGACGACCCGGGATTCTTGCCTTAGGCTCTTGTATAGTCGCCTCGTACTTACCAGACCCATAGTCTGCCTCTAGACTTAATCCGTTAGCCATGATCCAATGATATCCCTTCTCCATTGGAGACGAATATGTGTTGGTCACTTCATCATAATTGTCTCGGTTGGAGGCGAACACATTGTCGACAAGCTCCTGCTTGGACAATTTGATCCTTTCCCCATGCGTGATAGCGTATAACCCTTCAAGAGTATCCACAATCGCATGGACCCAACAAAATTTCCCGGTTTGCTGTTCAATTTCCCAAAAAACCGGTTCTTCTTCGTTGTGCCAATCCAAGTACGACTGATTTGACCCATTAGATCCGTCGTCCGAAACCACATTAGTAACTGGTATATCCTCGTCATCCacctaaataaaaataaataaacaaataagtaGAATTTTACATAATTAACTTGTGGGTTGCATTAAATtatgaaaaatcgattttataaattaattaaaagcaataaataaaaatcATGCAGCTTATATTTAACGTCTCCCTACCACCACCACTTTATACCCAGCCGACCACCGGACCACCACGAACCGCCTCACGCACCACCGCGAACGACCCATAACCATTGTCCACAACCAAAACCACCATGCCTTCCACCAACATCAATGTAATTGTATTAATTGATAAAATAAGTTACTAATTGACAAACCCTAATTTTAGAACAAAGTAATCGATAAGCAAGTTACTATACTTGTCGGTATATGAAATAGTAATTCCGAAAATAAAAATGTGTggtaaaaaaacaaaataactaGTTCGTGAGCTAATATTCAAGAAAGTCAAGAGCTTGTTGCATTACCTGAAGATGGTTGACGCAGCAATTtcccatttctttttttttttttctgaaagtCTCGCAGTATTTTTGTGGTGTAAAACTGTAAATAAGAGTTTATGAACCTAAGTAAATTTTATCAGCCCAATTTACAATTGTAAACCCCAGGCCCAAACCCACCCTACCAGTGGCTTATCTAGGATTTGTGTATAGGGGGTGCGGTTGCAAATTTGAGATAGGGGGAACGGTTTACTCTaaaactagtttgaatgcccgtgcgttgcaacggggtaattagcttatttataatgccaaaaaaaaatgttataagtttaatgtttacattatatgtctaacgatttgtttacctattattaaaatatctctttcaaaaaaaataaaaaattaatatatacgtgacttaactcttatttataatcatataatcaccccaccttatactaatctttcgatgtgagacaattctactatttataagtaatatattcacaaaaattggattttttttctgatgtgggacacttctaatatttatacgtgatatat
The Silene latifolia isolate original U9 population chromosome 11, ASM4854445v1, whole genome shotgun sequence genome window above contains:
- the LOC141613086 gene encoding macrodontain-1-like — protein: MLVEGMVVLVVDNGYGSFAVVREAVRGGPVVGWVDDEDIPVTNVVSDDGSNGSNQSYLDWHNEEEPVFWEIEQQTGKFCWVHAIVDTLEGLYAITHGERIKLSKQELVDNVFASNRDNYDEVTNTYSSPMEKGYHWIMANGLSLEADYGSGKYEATIQEPKARIPGRQILHLSGASLINDEHTILTELKKSPGAAVMSLALDQMDLQDTNAVYSIASNTRQGQYHAIVVSGYDDTGSRNAYWVRDSMKSRTPNEGHYRVTRASGVQSGERNPIMYLIFPYGVSLR